A portion of the Streptomyces coeruleoprunus genome contains these proteins:
- a CDS encoding protein kinase domain-containing protein translates to MSQDGAHGRYAGGSVANGRYQLRDLLGEGGMASVYLAYDSALDRQVAIKTLHTELGREQSFRERFRREAQAVAKLQHTNIVSVFDTGEDTVTFSDPSMGDGGVMPYIVMEYVEGQPLGSVLAADVQSYGAMPADKALKVTADVLAALETSHEMGLVHRDIKPGNVMVTKRGVVKVMDFGIARAMQSGVTSMTQTGMVVGTPQYLSPEQALGRGVDARSDLYSVGIMLFQLLTGRIPFDADSPLAIAYAHVQEEPSAPSSINRSLTPAMDALVARALKKNPNERFPSAAAMRDECLRVLSAGQTGAPVIVPGGPANSGAGVGSAVFPPVDHTTPAPHGGVQTPYQPQPHTPAPGPYAPQPHTPAPAPTPAPAPSYGYPHHAAAPTPAPAYQTPAPAPAPYTTGGGRRNNMPMLVGAIVVALIAIGGVITAVVVNGENDPAGTGGAGGGGTSESAQAGHRPPERNRTMEPSKCSEAREDSNDPAKVQAPNFIFKDLLSVKACIQAAGWQVKETRVDDPLYAEDQVVDQFPREGTAVVPGDQTFELKIATGDNPE, encoded by the coding sequence ATGAGCCAGGACGGCGCACACGGCCGCTACGCCGGCGGATCGGTGGCGAACGGCCGGTACCAGCTTCGCGACCTGCTCGGCGAAGGCGGCATGGCGTCGGTCTACCTGGCCTACGACAGCGCCCTGGACCGCCAGGTGGCCATCAAGACGCTGCACACGGAACTCGGCCGGGAACAGTCGTTCCGCGAGCGGTTCCGGCGCGAGGCGCAGGCGGTCGCCAAGCTCCAGCACACCAACATCGTGTCGGTCTTCGACACCGGTGAGGACACGGTCACCTTCAGCGACCCCTCCATGGGCGACGGCGGCGTCATGCCGTACATCGTCATGGAGTACGTGGAGGGCCAGCCGCTCGGCTCGGTCCTGGCGGCCGACGTGCAGAGTTACGGGGCGATGCCGGCGGACAAGGCGCTGAAGGTCACGGCCGACGTGCTGGCCGCGCTGGAGACCAGCCACGAGATGGGCCTGGTCCACCGCGACATCAAGCCGGGCAACGTGATGGTGACGAAGCGCGGCGTCGTCAAGGTCATGGACTTCGGCATCGCGCGCGCCATGCAGTCGGGCGTCACGTCGATGACGCAGACCGGCATGGTGGTGGGCACGCCGCAGTACCTGTCGCCGGAGCAGGCGCTGGGGCGCGGCGTCGACGCCCGCTCCGACCTGTACTCGGTCGGCATCATGCTGTTCCAGCTGCTGACGGGGCGGATCCCGTTCGACGCGGACTCGCCGCTGGCGATCGCGTACGCGCACGTCCAGGAGGAGCCGTCGGCCCCGTCCTCCATCAACCGCTCGCTCACGCCCGCGATGGACGCGCTCGTCGCACGGGCGCTGAAGAAGAACCCGAACGAGCGTTTCCCGAGCGCCGCCGCCATGCGCGACGAGTGCCTGCGGGTGCTGTCCGCGGGCCAGACCGGCGCCCCGGTCATCGTGCCGGGCGGGCCGGCGAACAGCGGCGCGGGTGTCGGCTCGGCGGTCTTCCCGCCGGTCGACCACACGACGCCGGCCCCGCACGGCGGCGTCCAGACGCCGTACCAGCCGCAGCCGCACACCCCGGCGCCCGGCCCCTACGCGCCGCAGCCGCACACGCCGGCTCCGGCCCCGACGCCGGCCCCCGCCCCGTCGTACGGCTACCCGCACCACGCGGCGGCCCCGACCCCGGCGCCCGCGTACCAGACCCCGGCGCCCGCCCCCGCCCCGTACACCACGGGAGGCGGCCGGCGGAACAACATGCCGATGCTGGTGGGCGCGATCGTGGTCGCCCTGATCGCCATCGGCGGCGTCATCACGGCGGTCGTCGTCAACGGCGAGAACGACCCGGCCGGCACGGGCGGCGCGGGAGGCGGCGGCACGAGCGAGTCGGCCCAGGCGGGCCACCGCCCGCCGGAGCGCAACCGCACGATGGAGCCCTCGAAGTGCTCGGAGGCCCGGGAGGACAGCAACGACCCGGCGAAGGTGCAGGCCCCGAACTTCATCTTCAAGGACCTGCTGTCCGTCAAGGCGTGCATCCAGGCCGCCGGCTGGCAGGTCAAGGAGACGCGGGTCGACGATCCTCTGTACGCGGAGGACCAGGTCGTCGACCAGTTCCCGCGTGAGGGCACGGCCGTGGTGCCGGGCGACCAGACGTTCGAGCTGAAGATCGCGACGGGCGACAACCCGGAGTAG
- a CDS encoding protein kinase domain-containing protein encodes MAPGSEAGGGGVSDDGASGHAVGGASDAMDFGVGGLVGDGRYRLTHRLGRGGMAEVFAAEDVRLGRTVAVKLLRPDLAEDPVSKARFTREAQSVAGLNHHAIVAVYDSGEDQVGGQSVPYIVMELVEGRTIRDLLISADAPPPEQALIIVSGVLEALAYSHQHGIVHRDIKPANVIITKSGAVKVMDFGIARALHGASTTMTQTGMVMGTPQYLSPEQALGKAVDHRSDLYATGCLLYELLALRPPFTGETPLSVVYQHVQDTPVPPSEVFDGAPPELDGLAMRALAKDPDDRYQSAEEMRGLVQYGLQMLQEQGGHSGTWNTGPVQTHDGGHPAGPGGMAATAVMGAATGPAMHGGQPAYATHPVHGDTSQGRILPPMNPDDGAYHGGYPAAPKRRRGTVLLFVAFALIAIMAGAVYAVKAGNASQGTGTKPSVSPSPSVKPSSTPTPTPSKSEEVQEPETSTGGGDNWGSQPETPWQPNTPSTDPSPSPSSSDPGTADGGTTDGQTDGGQTDGGQTDGGQTDGGQTDGGQTDGGQTDGGNGDTTGTTGTTTTGQQGGSTVGSTTGTPGT; translated from the coding sequence ATGGCACCCGGATCCGAAGCAGGCGGCGGCGGAGTGTCGGATGACGGAGCGTCGGGACACGCGGTCGGCGGGGCGTCGGACGCCATGGACTTCGGCGTCGGCGGCCTGGTCGGCGACGGCCGCTACCGGCTGACCCACCGGCTGGGCCGGGGCGGTATGGCGGAGGTGTTCGCCGCCGAGGACGTACGGCTCGGACGGACCGTCGCCGTCAAGCTGTTGCGCCCCGACCTCGCCGAGGACCCGGTCTCCAAGGCGCGGTTCACGCGCGAGGCCCAGTCGGTCGCCGGCCTCAACCACCACGCGATCGTGGCGGTCTACGACTCCGGCGAGGACCAGGTGGGCGGCCAGTCCGTGCCGTACATCGTCATGGAGCTGGTCGAGGGCCGCACCATCCGCGATCTGCTGATCAGCGCCGACGCCCCGCCGCCCGAGCAGGCCCTCATCATCGTCTCCGGCGTGCTGGAGGCACTGGCCTACTCGCACCAGCACGGCATCGTGCACCGCGACATCAAGCCCGCGAACGTCATCATCACCAAGAGCGGCGCCGTGAAGGTGATGGACTTCGGCATCGCCCGCGCCCTGCACGGCGCTTCGACGACGATGACGCAGACCGGCATGGTCATGGGCACGCCGCAGTACCTCTCCCCCGAGCAGGCGCTGGGCAAGGCCGTCGACCACCGCTCCGACCTGTACGCCACGGGCTGTCTGCTGTACGAACTGCTGGCCCTGCGGCCGCCGTTCACCGGTGAGACCCCGCTGTCCGTGGTGTACCAGCACGTGCAGGACACGCCGGTCCCGCCGTCCGAGGTGTTCGACGGCGCCCCGCCGGAGCTGGACGGGCTCGCCATGCGCGCGCTCGCCAAGGACCCGGACGACCGCTACCAGAGCGCCGAGGAGATGCGCGGCCTGGTGCAGTACGGGCTGCAGATGCTCCAGGAGCAGGGCGGCCACAGCGGCACGTGGAACACGGGCCCGGTGCAGACCCACGACGGCGGTCACCCCGCCGGGCCCGGCGGCATGGCCGCGACGGCCGTCATGGGTGCCGCGACCGGCCCGGCGATGCACGGCGGCCAGCCCGCGTACGCGACGCACCCCGTGCACGGCGACACCTCGCAGGGGCGGATCCTGCCGCCGATGAACCCGGACGACGGCGCCTACCACGGCGGCTATCCGGCCGCCCCCAAGCGCCGGCGCGGCACGGTGCTGCTGTTCGTGGCGTTCGCGCTGATCGCCATCATGGCGGGGGCGGTGTACGCGGTGAAGGCGGGCAACGCCTCGCAGGGCACCGGTACGAAGCCCAGCGTCTCCCCGTCGCCGTCCGTGAAGCCCAGCAGCACGCCCACGCCGACCCCGTCGAAGTCCGAGGAGGTCCAGGAGCCGGAGACCTCCACCGGCGGCGGCGACAACTGGGGGAGCCAGCCGGAGACGCCCTGGCAGCCGAACACGCCGAGCACGGACCCGTCGCCGTCGCCCTCCTCCTCCGACCCGGGCACGGCCGACGGCGGGACCACCGACGGCCAGACCGACGGCGGTCAGACGGACGGCGGCCAGACCGACGGGGGTCAGACCGACGGCGGGCAGACCGACGGCGGGCAGACCGACGGGGGTCAGACCGACGGCGGCAACGGTGACACCACCGGCACCACCGGCACCACCACGACCGGCCAGCAGGGCGGTTCGACGGTGGGCAGCACGACGGGCACGCCGGGTACCTGA
- a CDS encoding bacterial proteasome activator family protein has protein sequence MEMPRNERSQESPQVLIVGQDGMALGGGDGDDESREVPVTEMVEQPAKVMRIGSMIKQLLEEVRAAPLDEASRVRLKEIHHSSVKELEDGLAPELVEELERLSLPFTDDAVPSEAELRIAQAQLVGWLEGLFHGIQTALFAQQMAARAQLEQMRRALPAGVMSHEDDDHGNGAARSGPYL, from the coding sequence ATGGAGATGCCGAGGAATGAACGGTCGCAGGAGAGCCCGCAGGTCCTCATCGTGGGTCAGGACGGAATGGCGCTCGGCGGCGGTGACGGTGACGACGAGTCGCGCGAGGTCCCGGTGACGGAAATGGTCGAACAGCCTGCCAAGGTCATGCGGATCGGCAGCATGATCAAGCAGCTGCTGGAAGAAGTACGGGCGGCACCTCTGGACGAAGCGAGCCGGGTCCGGCTCAAGGAGATCCACCACAGCTCCGTCAAGGAGCTGGAGGACGGCCTGGCGCCGGAGCTGGTGGAGGAACTGGAACGCCTCTCCCTGCCCTTCACGGACGACGCGGTCCCCTCCGAGGCGGAACTGCGGATCGCCCAGGCGCAGTTGGTGGGCTGGCTGGAGGGCCTGTTCCACGGTATCCAGACGGCGCTGTTCGCCCAGCAGATGGCGGCCCGCGCCCAGCTGGAGCAGATGCGCAGGGCGCTGCCGGCCGGGGTCATGTCCCACGAGGACGACGACCACGGAAACGGCGCGGCCCGCTCGGGGCCGTACCTGTAA
- a CDS encoding NAD(P)H-quinone oxidoreductase, whose protein sequence is MHAITIPEPGGPEALVWAEVPDPVPGEGQVLLDVVASGVNRADVLQRRGFYDPPPGESRYPGLECSGRIAAVGPGVSGWAVGDEVCALLAGGGYAEKVAVPAGQLLPVPKGMDIVTAAALPEVTATVWANVFMVAHLRPGETLLVHGGGSGIGTMAIQLGKAVGARVAVTAGSPEKLARCEELGADVLIDYREQDFVEEVRKATDGAGADVILDIMGAKYLERNVRALAVNGRLAVIGLQGGVKAELDLGALLKKRAAVMAASLRARPLSEKATIVAAVREHVWPLIEAGTVRPVVDRTVPMAQAAEAHRTLEDSSHVGKVLLVNES, encoded by the coding sequence ATGCATGCGATCACGATTCCGGAACCCGGTGGTCCCGAAGCGCTGGTCTGGGCCGAGGTCCCCGACCCGGTGCCCGGCGAGGGCCAAGTGCTCCTCGACGTGGTGGCGAGCGGGGTCAACCGTGCCGATGTGCTGCAGCGGCGGGGGTTCTACGACCCGCCCCCCGGTGAGTCCCGCTACCCCGGTCTCGAATGCTCCGGCCGTATCGCGGCCGTCGGCCCAGGTGTCTCGGGCTGGGCCGTCGGCGACGAGGTGTGCGCGCTGCTCGCGGGCGGCGGGTACGCCGAGAAGGTCGCCGTGCCCGCCGGGCAGCTGCTGCCGGTGCCGAAGGGCATGGACATCGTCACGGCGGCGGCTCTGCCCGAGGTGACGGCCACGGTCTGGGCGAACGTGTTCATGGTGGCCCATCTGCGCCCGGGCGAGACCCTGTTGGTCCACGGCGGCGGCAGCGGCATCGGCACGATGGCGATCCAGCTGGGCAAGGCCGTCGGCGCGCGGGTCGCGGTCACGGCGGGCAGCCCGGAGAAGCTGGCGCGGTGCGAGGAGCTGGGCGCCGACGTCCTCATCGACTACCGCGAGCAGGACTTCGTGGAGGAGGTGCGCAAGGCGACGGACGGCGCCGGCGCGGACGTGATCCTCGACATCATGGGCGCGAAGTACCTGGAGCGGAACGTGCGGGCCCTCGCCGTGAACGGACGGCTCGCCGTGATCGGCCTCCAGGGCGGGGTGAAGGCCGAGCTGGACCTGGGAGCGCTGCTGAAGAAGCGTGCCGCCGTGATGGCGGCTTCGCTGCGGGCCCGGCCGCTCAGTGAGAAGGCCACCATCGTGGCGGCCGTACGGGAGCACGTCTGGCCCCTGATCGAGGCGGGGACGGTCCGCCCGGTCGTCGACCGCACGGTCCCGATGGCACAAGCGGCCGAGGCGCACCGGACCCTGGAGGACAGCAGCCACGTCGGCAAGGTGCTCCTGGTCAACGAGTCCTGA
- a CDS encoding ABC transporter ATP-binding protein, producing MSSATPLSSPTSHQPVLQLQQLTRVHGTGATEVHALRGIDLAVHPGELVAVMGPSGSGKSTLLTIAGGLDTPTSGRVIVENTDITTADRKTLAALRRRSIGYVFQDYNLIPALTAAENVALPRELDGVSARKARAEALAALEEMDLGHVADRFPDEMSGGQQQRVAIARALVGERRLVLADEPTGALDSETGESVLALLRSRCDAGAAGILVTHEPRFAAWADRVVFLRDGAVVDQTLRSGADSLLSGTGRAADL from the coding sequence ATGTCATCAGCGACGCCCTTGTCGTCACCCACGTCACACCAGCCCGTCCTGCAACTCCAGCAGCTGACCCGGGTCCACGGCACCGGGGCCACCGAGGTACACGCCCTGCGCGGCATCGACCTCGCCGTCCACCCGGGCGAGCTGGTCGCCGTCATGGGCCCCTCGGGCTCCGGCAAGTCCACGCTCCTCACCATCGCGGGCGGCCTCGACACACCCACCTCCGGCCGGGTCATCGTCGAGAACACCGACATCACCACCGCCGACCGCAAGACGCTCGCCGCGCTGCGCCGGCGCAGCATCGGCTACGTCTTCCAGGACTACAACCTCATCCCGGCGCTCACGGCCGCCGAGAACGTCGCCCTCCCCCGCGAGCTCGACGGGGTGTCCGCCCGCAAGGCGCGCGCCGAGGCGCTGGCCGCGCTCGAGGAGATGGACCTCGGCCATGTCGCCGACCGGTTCCCCGACGAGATGTCCGGCGGCCAGCAGCAGCGCGTCGCCATCGCCCGCGCCCTGGTCGGCGAACGCCGCCTCGTGCTCGCCGACGAGCCGACCGGCGCCCTCGACTCCGAGACCGGCGAGTCCGTGCTCGCCCTGCTGCGCTCCCGCTGCGACGCGGGTGCCGCGGGCATCCTCGTCACCCATGAGCCGCGGTTCGCCGCCTGGGCCGACCGGGTGGTCTTCCTCAGGGACGGCGCGGTCGTCGACCAGACCCTGCGCAGCGGCGCCGACTCGCTGCTCTCCGGCACGGGGCGGGCGGCCGACCTGTGA
- a CDS encoding ABC transporter permease, whose amino-acid sequence MKTWFHSWRAAVRIARRDAWRFKGRSFLVLAMIALPILGVSAADLTLRSAELSAQEQADRRLGTADARVSDPRYGGVAVDQSPDGEIDQPVGDYEDKPYPEGRTDVTKVFPAGATVLTDTRGHGKLRTKYGLLHTEIRELKASDPMAGGIMTLLDGRFPEKNDEVAATSHFLETSGLSVGSTLSARGLEREYRIVGSYELPDDLKTDQVNALPGAFLAPLGKALEAAGLPGTDASTTHLLKLKGAGAEGFTWNMVKAANAKGAVVVSRAVLLDPPARSEVPLYQREGWSGYTNSEGVERAALIATATVVGLAMLEICLLAGPAFAVGARRSRRQLGLVGANGGDRRHIRSIVLAGGLVIGFAAAVAGTVLGLVLTFALQPWLEETMGQRFGAFDVRPLELLGIGALAVLTGLLAAIVPAVTASRETVLASLTGRRGVRRSNRVLPVIGLVATLLGGAIALYGSVLSDQFLIVAGGSALAELGIVAMTPMLVGLFGRTGRWLPLSPRLALRDAVRNRGRTAPAVAAVLAAVAGTVAVATYGVSRDAQSRAEYVAQLPHGAASVMITAEGGRDVPAVRETVQKYLPVDVRADVDRIAVGRTSCDLWEDGKGCGRYEVVVPKANECPLWARTTDGSDPRERFSKEQLRKLSTDWRCKADDRYFISEGGLVIGDANVLKVLGIDDPGAEKALASGTFVSFSRAQVDKDGKVSVRLITDLKAADLAMEKGADPPGAVKSFPAYRAPDGTEAYGVKGILPPAAAKAAGLTTVPLGSFYATDRMPSSEQRQKLDFELAAVGTDLTFHLEEGYLSENGIVLLALTVFAGLITVGAAGIATGLAQADAEADLKTLAAVGAPPRVRRTLSGFQCGVVACMGVLLGSAAGVLPAIGLRLTERRQAERMHQEALDGGFGGFDGLPHIPIVIPWETLGALLIAVPLGAALLAALLTRSRGAVARRAAT is encoded by the coding sequence GTGAAGACCTGGTTCCACTCCTGGCGCGCCGCGGTGCGCATAGCCCGCCGTGACGCCTGGCGCTTCAAAGGGCGCAGCTTCCTCGTCCTCGCCATGATCGCCCTGCCGATCCTCGGCGTCAGCGCCGCCGACCTGACCCTGCGCAGCGCCGAGCTGTCCGCGCAGGAGCAGGCGGACCGCAGGCTCGGCACGGCGGACGCCCGGGTCTCCGACCCCCGGTACGGCGGGGTGGCCGTCGACCAGAGCCCCGACGGCGAGATCGACCAGCCGGTTGGCGACTACGAAGACAAGCCGTACCCGGAGGGCCGGACGGACGTCACGAAGGTCTTCCCGGCCGGCGCCACGGTCCTCACGGACACCCGGGGCCACGGCAAGCTGCGCACCAAGTACGGCCTGCTCCACACCGAGATCCGCGAGCTGAAGGCCTCCGACCCGATGGCCGGCGGCATCATGACACTGCTCGACGGCCGGTTCCCGGAGAAGAACGACGAGGTCGCCGCGACCTCCCACTTCCTGGAGACGAGCGGGCTGAGTGTCGGCTCGACGCTCAGCGCCCGCGGCCTGGAGCGCGAGTACCGGATCGTCGGCTCCTACGAACTGCCCGACGACCTGAAGACCGACCAGGTCAACGCCCTGCCCGGGGCCTTCCTCGCCCCGCTCGGCAAGGCACTGGAGGCCGCCGGCCTGCCCGGCACGGACGCCTCCACGACGCATCTGCTGAAGCTGAAGGGCGCGGGCGCCGAAGGTTTCACGTGGAACATGGTCAAGGCGGCGAACGCCAAGGGCGCCGTGGTCGTCTCGCGGGCCGTGCTGCTGGACCCGCCGGCCCGATCCGAAGTGCCGCTGTACCAGCGGGAGGGCTGGAGCGGCTACACGAACAGCGAGGGCGTCGAACGGGCCGCGCTGATCGCGACGGCCACCGTCGTGGGCCTCGCCATGCTGGAGATCTGCCTCCTGGCCGGACCGGCCTTCGCCGTGGGCGCCCGGCGCTCCCGTCGCCAGCTGGGCCTGGTGGGCGCCAACGGCGGCGACCGCCGGCACATCCGCTCGATCGTCCTGGCCGGCGGCCTGGTGATCGGCTTCGCGGCCGCGGTGGCCGGCACGGTGCTCGGCCTCGTCCTGACCTTCGCCCTCCAGCCGTGGCTGGAGGAGACCATGGGCCAGCGGTTCGGCGCCTTCGACGTCCGCCCGCTGGAGCTCCTCGGCATCGGCGCGCTCGCCGTCCTGACGGGCCTGCTCGCGGCGATCGTCCCGGCCGTCACCGCGTCCCGCGAGACCGTGCTGGCCTCGCTGACCGGCCGGCGGGGCGTACGCCGCAGCAACCGGGTCCTGCCCGTCATCGGCCTGGTCGCCACCCTGCTCGGCGGCGCCATCGCCCTGTACGGCTCGGTGCTGTCCGACCAGTTCCTCATCGTGGCCGGGGGCAGCGCGCTCGCCGAGCTGGGGATCGTCGCGATGACCCCGATGCTGGTCGGCCTGTTCGGGCGGACCGGCCGGTGGCTGCCGTTGTCGCCGCGGCTCGCGCTGCGGGACGCCGTCCGCAACCGCGGCCGTACGGCTCCGGCCGTCGCCGCCGTGCTGGCCGCCGTCGCGGGCACGGTCGCCGTCGCCACGTACGGGGTGAGCCGCGACGCCCAGTCCCGGGCCGAGTACGTGGCCCAGCTGCCCCACGGCGCGGCATCCGTGATGATCACCGCGGAGGGCGGCCGGGACGTTCCGGCCGTGCGGGAGACCGTGCAGAAGTACCTGCCGGTCGATGTGCGGGCCGATGTGGACCGGATCGCGGTCGGGCGGACCAGCTGCGACCTGTGGGAGGACGGCAAGGGCTGCGGCCGCTACGAGGTCGTCGTTCCGAAGGCGAACGAGTGCCCCCTGTGGGCGCGCACCACGGACGGCTCCGACCCGCGGGAACGATTCAGCAAGGAGCAGCTCCGCAAGCTCTCCACCGACTGGCGCTGCAAGGCCGACGACCGGTACTTCATCTCCGAGGGCGGCCTGGTCATCGGGGACGCGAACGTACTGAAGGTCCTCGGCATCGACGACCCCGGCGCCGAGAAGGCCCTGGCCTCGGGCACCTTCGTGTCCTTCTCGCGGGCCCAGGTGGACAAGGACGGCAAGGTCTCCGTCCGGCTGATCACCGACCTGAAGGCGGCCGACCTGGCCATGGAGAAGGGCGCGGATCCGCCCGGCGCGGTGAAGTCCTTCCCCGCCTACCGGGCGCCGGACGGCACGGAGGCCTACGGCGTGAAGGGCATCCTCCCGCCGGCCGCGGCCAAGGCCGCCGGTCTGACCACCGTGCCGCTCGGTTCCTTCTACGCCACGGACCGCATGCCCAGCAGCGAGCAGCGGCAGAAGCTCGACTTCGAACTGGCCGCCGTGGGCACCGACCTGACCTTCCACCTGGAGGAGGGCTACCTCAGCGAGAACGGCATCGTGCTGCTGGCCCTCACCGTGTTCGCCGGTCTGATCACCGTGGGTGCCGCCGGTATCGCCACCGGTCTGGCCCAGGCGGACGCCGAGGCCGACCTCAAGACGCTGGCCGCCGTCGGTGCGCCGCCCCGGGTCCGCCGCACGCTGAGCGGCTTCCAGTGCGGGGTGGTCGCCTGCATGGGCGTACTCCTCGGATCGGCCGCGGGCGTCCTGCCGGCGATCGGCCTGCGGCTGACCGAGCGCCGCCAGGCGGAGAGGATGCACCAGGAAGCCCTCGACGGCGGGTTCGGCGGCTTCGACGGCCTGCCGCACATCCCGATCGTCATCCCCTGGGAGACCCTGGGCGCCCTGCTGATCGCCGTGCCGCTCGGTGCCGCCCTGCTGGCCGCGCTGCTCACGCGGTCGCGCGGCGCGGTGGCCCGCCGGGCCGCGACGTAA
- a CDS encoding PadR family transcriptional regulator, whose protein sequence is MSIRHGLLALLESGPRYGSQLRSEFEARTGSTWPLNVGQVYTTLNRLERDGMVTQQGEDEAGHPLYVITDAGRGELRTWFEKPVDRTSPARDELAIKLAMAVGASGVDIRAVIQAQRRHTIKAMQDYTRLKAQALAALESGKTQERDDVAWLLVLEQLIFQTEAEARWLDHCEARLIRLSAAAARQAAPAPPPGPSPVPAPVAPAPRNHPAPPA, encoded by the coding sequence ATGTCGATCCGCCACGGGCTCCTGGCCCTCCTCGAAAGCGGCCCGCGCTACGGCTCACAGCTCCGCTCGGAGTTCGAGGCCCGCACCGGCTCCACCTGGCCGCTCAACGTCGGACAGGTCTACACGACGCTGAACCGGCTGGAGCGCGACGGCATGGTCACCCAGCAGGGTGAGGACGAAGCGGGCCACCCCCTCTACGTCATCACCGACGCCGGGCGCGGCGAGCTGAGGACCTGGTTCGAGAAGCCCGTGGACCGCACCAGCCCGGCCCGCGACGAACTGGCGATCAAGCTCGCCATGGCGGTCGGCGCGTCCGGCGTCGACATCCGTGCCGTGATCCAGGCCCAGCGCCGCCACACCATCAAGGCGATGCAGGACTACACCCGGCTCAAGGCACAGGCGCTCGCCGCTCTGGAGAGCGGGAAGACACAGGAACGCGACGACGTGGCCTGGCTGCTCGTCCTGGAACAGCTGATCTTCCAGACCGAGGCGGAGGCCCGGTGGCTCGACCACTGCGAGGCCCGGCTCATCCGCCTCTCGGCGGCGGCCGCCCGGCAGGCAGCGCCCGCACCACCACCCGGGCCCTCGCCCGTACCCGCACCGGTGGCGCCGGCGCCGCGCAACCACCCCGCACCACCTGCCTGA
- a CDS encoding potassium channel family protein: MFHVKLSGQDAIARRAEEQLVTSRVRLPRRIVERPLRQVGKRLALALLVLALTVVVVLLDRRGYKDGAGGELGLVDAIYYATVTLSTTGYGDIVPYTTSARLTNVLVVTPLRVLFLIILVGTTLEVLTERTREEWRLNRWRSSLRDHTVVVGFGTKGRSALQTLSATGLSKERVVVVDPSSKVIETANAEGFTGVVGDATRSEVLLRAEVQRARQIIIATQRDDTAVLVTLTARQLNKGAKIVAAVREEENAPLLRQSGADAVITSASAAGRLLGLSVLSPSAGTVMEELIQQGTGLDIVERPVTKAEAGQNVRELNDLVVSVLRGHRLIGYDDPEASPLQLTDRVITIVRGKGVPLAGRPGNGVLPGSGPGVVQE, encoded by the coding sequence ATGTTTCACGTGAAACTCTCCGGGCAGGACGCCATCGCCCGCCGAGCCGAGGAACAGCTGGTCACCAGCCGGGTGCGGCTTCCCCGGCGGATCGTCGAGCGCCCCCTGCGCCAGGTCGGGAAGCGGCTGGCGCTCGCACTGCTCGTGCTGGCCCTCACGGTCGTCGTCGTCCTGCTGGACCGGCGCGGCTACAAGGACGGCGCGGGCGGCGAACTCGGCTTGGTCGACGCCATCTACTACGCGACCGTGACCCTGTCCACGACGGGCTACGGCGACATCGTGCCGTACACCACCAGCGCGCGCCTCACCAATGTCCTGGTGGTGACGCCCCTGCGGGTGTTGTTCCTGATCATCCTGGTCGGCACCACTCTCGAGGTCCTGACGGAGCGCACCCGGGAGGAGTGGCGGCTCAACCGCTGGAGGTCCTCCTTGCGTGACCACACCGTCGTCGTCGGCTTCGGTACGAAGGGCCGCTCCGCGCTCCAGACGCTCAGCGCGACCGGCCTGAGCAAGGAACGGGTCGTCGTCGTCGACCCCAGCAGCAAGGTCATCGAGACCGCCAACGCCGAGGGCTTCACCGGCGTGGTGGGCGACGCCACCCGCAGCGAGGTGCTGCTGCGCGCCGAGGTGCAGAGGGCGCGGCAGATCATCATCGCGACCCAGCGCGACGACACGGCGGTGCTCGTCACGCTCACGGCACGCCAGCTCAACAAGGGCGCGAAGATCGTCGCCGCCGTGCGCGAGGAGGAGAACGCGCCGCTGCTGCGGCAGTCCGGCGCCGACGCCGTCATCACGAGCGCCAGTGCCGCAGGGCGGTTGCTCGGGCTGTCCGTGCTCAGTCCCAGCGCCGGCACCGTGATGGAGGAGCTGATCCAGCAGGGCACCGGTCTCGACATCGTCGAGCGGCCGGTCACCAAGGCCGAGGCGGGCCAGAACGTGCGCGAGCTGAACGACCTGGTGGTGAGTGTGCTGCGCGGGCACCGGCTGATCGGCTACGACGATCCCGAGGCGAGCCCCCTGCAGCTCACCGACCGGGTCATCACCATCGTGCGGGGCAAGGGCGTGCCCCTGGCCGGCCGCCCCGGCAACGGGGTTCTGCCCGGCTCCGGCCCCGGCGTGGTGCAGGAGTAG